GGTTTCTTTTCCGTATTCTCCGGCTTGTATTCCGGCGGCTTGGATGGGTTCGTGGTATCCGCATCCTTTGGCAGTTCAGGCTTTGCAGGAGCTTCCGGCTTTACCGGATCGGACTGGAGCTTCTGCTCCGGTAGATCGGTCTGAGGCGGCAGCGTTTCCGTGCTTTCCGGTTCAGGTGTGGGCTTCGGGGAAACCACTACTTCTTTTTTCTCTGTGCTATTCTGTATATCAGGAGCCACATCCGAAGAGCTGATCGGCTCCTGTGAAGAAGCATCCGGTTTTGTAGGTTCCTTGGTAAACCGCATTCCGATGGCAACCACCAGCGCAAGGCCGATGATCGCAGCACCCGCAATGGCGAGCCTCCTTTTGGTTTTATCACTCATATAGACAACCTCCTTTGAGAAGTGTAAAATGTTACCTCTTTGTATTTCTCACCATACTACAATTTTTTTCGGAAGTCCAGACAATTTCCCGAACAGTTAGAAGACCTCGGTATATCCTGCCTGAACCTTGAGGCGTATCTTCATGGGAGCCAGTTCCTTGCCCCCAAAATAGACCGGCACCTCCAAAAGAATCACCGCATCCGCTTCGAATCGCTGTGCGTTTTTGGGAGAGGAAGGAGCCAGAGGCGCATTGCGGATGGAAACGTCCAAGCCGGAGAGCCTGTACTCCGAAGCATCCCCCGCATATTTTGCATGGTAACCACCGACATTTTTTGTGCCGAGAACACCGTCCATATAGCCGTAGATGTCGCCGGTGTTCACGCTGTAGGAAAAGGAGGAGCCATCCGGCTGGTAGCCGCCGCTATAGCCCTCCCGCACACCGTGATACACGTTGGCATAGTTGTCGTTGACCGTCACGATAATGGCATCCTCTAAGGCTTCCTTTACGCCGGTGGCGATAATATTCAGCCGGAAAAACTCCATCACGCCGCACAGAATAATCACAAGCGCCAGCGTAATGGCTACCACCAAGGGGAAGCCGTTCCCGGCCTTATCCTTAAAAACATTTTTCAGCTTGGTCATTTGTGATACACCTCGCTTTTCCCGGAGGCCTCCGAGCGGAGAGTAATCGGGAACGAACCAAACCCGCCGAACAGCCCAATGTTCTTTTCCAAGGTCAAAGTCACGGTAATTTCCTGATTGAGCTGGATATTGCCGGTCTTTGACCATGAAATCCGGGGACTCAGCCCGGTTTGCTCGGTGAGAACCGCAGCACGGCGGTTGGTTTCACTGCCTACCCTGCCGGAGATTTCCGCTTCCCGGCACAATTCGGTGGCATAGGTGTCCAGTTGGTTCTTTGCGATAAACACCGGAAGCACCTGCACGGCCAGCGCAATCGCCAGCATAGCGCAGAGGACAAGGACGCACACGTCAATATATCCCTCGCCACGCTTGGATTTTAAGAGCTTCAGCATAGCTTCACCCCCTGTTCGGGCGGGGCGGAGTCCTGCTCTATCTGCGGAAAATCGCTTAGTATATGCCACACATTGTTGCTGTAATTGGAGCTGATGACCTCCTGATTCAAAAGCTCATCAGCGGTTGCCACTATTGCGCACTCCGAAACACCGGGATGCCCGGTCACGCTCTTTCCCGACAGCAGCTCTTTTGCTGCTTCCGGCGTTAAAAAGACAAACCCGCCCGGTGTCATCAGATCAAAGGACGCCTGCGGATATTTGATTAACATTTCCTGTACAATCACAGTTTCACCCCCTTAAAACATCCCACCGAGAGACTTGATAATCTCATAGGCGATGATGGCCAGATAGGTAAAGAGAAAACACATCAGCATGAGAAAGGAGAACATACGGATTTTCGGCGGTATTTTCTGCGCTTCACCTTTCAGGCGCTGCAGCTCCAGCTGCTTGAAATCATGCGCCAGCATCTGAAAATACACCGTGCTGTCATCCCCACGCAGAACACCGATGAGACCTCGCACAACATCCGACAACATAGGTGAATTGAGCCTTGCCTCGAACCGGGTAAGGGCAGCCTCATAACTGGAGGAGCGCATATCCGCTGCCAGCATGGTCAGCTCACCAGCGAAGGCTTCCCCGGCGTTTTTCTTGTAGTTCTCTATGATGGCCAGCACATCACGGGAGGCTTTCAGCTCCTGCTCAATGTTGGCAACAAAGCGGGGCAGCTCCTTTTCCACAGAAGCTCGTTTGGCAGACAGCTTTTCGTCTGCCTTTTTGGTTTCCTTAAAATACACCATGACCGCAAGGAACACGACTACCGGCACCAGCAAAGGGAAAATAAAGCCTGCCGGAATTGCCAGCAGCAAAATCACGCTGGATTTCACCAGCGCATAGGCCTGATAGACCTCCGGCTCCATGTTCATGCCGGTGGCTTTCAGTACATTTTTGAGCCGATGCCTGCGGTATTCATCCATGCGGATCAGCTTTGCGAGCTTTACTGCCCATGTCATGAGGTAGGCTTCTAAGCTCTTTGCCGCTTTTTTCTCTGCCCTTGTAGTGTTGAGCATGGCCTTGGCGGTGCTGAGGTACGGCAGGCGCAGCACGTCTAAAAGAAGGAAAAACAGCCCCGCAGTTAAGGTGACTCCAAATAAAAATAGTAGAACCAAATAATTCACCTCCAAAAATAAAAAGCCGCTACCATTTGGTAACAGCTTTCTAATATAAAAATTAAAGCACGGATACTATTCCAAGAGCAGTATTCACAACATCGCTAAATTTGACACCTTTGACAGTATCCCAAAACTTGTTGGCGAGCAACTTACGATTCAGGGAAACAACATCATGTTCTGCACGGCATTCATCAGTAATGTACTCCATGACTTCCCGAATACTTGCATAATGTTCATCCAAGTTCTTTTCAAGATCAATTCGAACGTGCTCATCAAAATGGATTTTCCCATCATAGAAGTTAAGCAAGATTAGTTCGAACTTATCCTTATATATTAGCTTTTTGTGCTGGTTTAGCTCAGTTTTACAACTGATAAATGCATCCAAATCAAAATATACTCCGGTTGAATTCCCATGAAAATTAACGGCAAATTGCGTAGGTGAGCTTTTATCTGGCCAAAGATACTCACCGTATCCTGCCCAAAACAAATCAAAGTCACGGCCGGAGTTTTTATGCCAATACTGATAACAACTGGATATTATCTCATTTATTATTGGTATATCGTATCGAGCAAGCATTAAACCGATTATTCTTCTCTCACCGTATTCATATCTTTCACTGAGTCTACGGCTTAGTTCATCAAATGATAGCGCAGGTATCATGATTTCACCTCCATAATATCATGATACCACACTTCACCTCCGATACTCAATTGGTTTGGTCAGTTTAAGGACACAAGCCGTAGAAACAAAGATAAGGGCGGCGCTGATTGCCAGAATGATCTGACCCAGCGGCGTATGCATCAGCGTGTCGTACCAGCTTTTGTTTAAGAGATACATCAGCGGAATGTTGCCGATCACGAAAATAACCATGATAATAAATTCCTTGCGGGGTTCAAAGACGAGGTATTCCAGCTCGCCGTTCACGATCCGCATATCACTGAGCTTGCTGACGATGGGAGTCAGGGTAACTTTCAGGCTGCGGTCATGCTGGCAGTCGCACAGGGCATCGCACCATTCCCGGAACACTTCGTTGTCGATTTTGGTGCGCAGCACCTTAATGGCCTCCAGCACATCGGGATCAATCAGCTTGACCCGCAGTACAAAATCCTTGAACACCTGATGCACCGGGGGGTTCAAGTAGTGGAGGTTTTCCTCCACAGCCGTGAGGATGTTTTCACTTCTCAGGTAGGCTGTGGTAACAATGGAGAGGGCTGTTTCCAGTTCGGCGGCAATGTCCTTTTTGAAATGACTGGCGGTGAGCTGCACATACCAAAAGGGCAGCATCATAAAGCCCACCGCCATCACCGGAGCCAGAAAGAAGTTGCCCATCACGATGGCAATAGCGGCACCGATAGCGAACAGCAGCAGAGAGCAGGCGCAAACCAGAGAAAAGCGATTGCTTCTGCCGGTCATGTTCAACACCTCCTGCGCCATCTGGATTTGCCGTTTCAGAAATCCCGGCTTTTGGCGGCGCTGTGCCGCTTTGATTTCATCCTTGATGGACTTCTTTTCTCTGGTGAGAAAGGAAAACAGCCCATTGGTGAATTCCATCGGCTTTAGGCTGAGTAAAAGAAAAAAGCCTGTAATCATTCCGATACAGGCCAGTAATTGAATGGTTGTCATACGGATTTTTGCCCTCCTTTCTTGAGAAGATTGATGCGTTCTTGCGGCATACCGTTTTCCAGCAGCCGTTTGCACAGGCTGTCGGAGATGGGATTGACCGTTACATGGTGTCCGGTAATAAAAAACTGATTGTTTTCATAGCGGTTTTCGGTGATCTCATACCGGAACAGGGTACGGTAATTTCGGCTGTTGTCCGGCAGGATTTCGCACTCCATGATTTCCATGAGTCTGCGCTGCTTGTTTTCCAGCTGCTTGCAGAACACGATGATGGGATAGGCCTCCGTCACATAGCCCATGAGGGTTTCATCCGACATATCCACGGCTCGCTTGCACAGGGAAACCATGCGGCGATAGGTGGACTCGCAGGAGTTTGAGTGAATGGTGGTGACCACTGCCACACCGGTTCTGGCTACCTCCTGTGCGGCATTGGCCTCCGCACCACGCATTTCCCCGACCACGATGATATCCGGATTAAAGCGCAGGGAGATGTCCACAAGATCGATCTGCTCAATGCGGTACAGCTCGTTCTCGCTGTTGCGGGTGAGGGTATGCACCACGGAATTGGTGACTCTGCCGTCCTTTTCCCGGATGAGAGACAGCTCCCGGCTGCCGTTTTCAATGGTAAAGATACGCTTGTTATCTGGAATGGTGGTTAACAGCCAGCCTGCCATGGTGGTCTTGCCGCTGCTGGTTGCTCCCGCAATGCACACCGAAATGCCGTAACGGATGCACTCCGAGAGAAAATCCAGCATTTCAGCGGTTGCCGTGCCGCCGCTTATGAAGTCCTCCTTTTCCATGTGATTGGGATTGACGATACGAATGGAGGCGGCAGCACCTATGCTGGCATCCACAATGGGGCTTTTCATGACGGCAATGCGGATGTTTTCCGCAAGGGTGCCGACCACCAGCGGGGACTGATCATCCAGAATCGTGCCGGACACATGAAGCATCCGGCGCAGCACGTTGATGCAGTGTTCGGGGCTGTCAAAGTGTTCCCACAGCTTTTCGCAGCGCCCACCGGCATACTGGATTTCGATGTCTCGCCAGCTGTTGATGTCAATTTCTTCAATTCCATCCGCAAAGATGTACTTGGTGAGAAAGGAATACTCGGCCATTTCCGTATACAGGGCATCCACCAGCTGCTGCTGTGTCATGCCTTTGACCGCCACACGGCTGTCCTGCACAAACTTGGCGATGTACCGCTTGATGTTGGCTTTGGCTTCGGCGGCGTTACCGTCCGACAGCAACTCACTGTGCTGACCGGCGATATATTCCTGCACCTGTTGAAGAACATTGTGAAAATCCCCGGTTTCCTGCTCCGGAGTAAAAAACAGATTATGCCTGCTCATACACCGAACACCTCCTCCGAAATTTTCTGTATCTCTTTCCGGAAGCCCCGGCTGACTTTCAGGGATAAATCGGCGAACAGGTTCCCGGCCAACACCTGAGCCTCCAGCTCCGGGGAGTGAGGAAGGGTAAACACAGCGCTGCCCAGCACCTGCTCCATGTTCTGGCTGGCTTCGTTGGATTTTACGTTGCTGACCGCCTTGTACAGCTTGTCAAAGTCAAAGCCTGCCATCCGCAGATATTCCTGCTGGCTGGACAGGTAGCTCACCGATTTCAGGTCGCAGCCTATGAGCCGAAGCACCGCATCGGCCTCCAGAATGGCGATGGTGGACAGCTCGTCAAAATAGATGGAGCTGCCACAGTCAATGATGATATGACTGTCCATATCACGCAGAACTTCAATCAGCTCCCGGAGCAGCTTTTCATTCACCGGCGGATAGCAGTTTTCGTTTTCTCCCTTTTGCAGGCCGATGACCGCCAGATGGCTCATGCGTTTATGGGTGTTGCAGTTGTTTTTCATTAGCGATTCGGTAATGGTATTGGCGGCCAGAATGCTGCCGAGGGAATGATCGCCCTCCAAATCACCGGGCGGACAGATGCAGGGTAGCATGGGCGTGGTGCAGTCGCATAAAAGCAGCACCACGTTCTTTTTTCTGTCTGCCAGATATTTGGCCAGCTTGACCGCCACCGTGGTTTTGCCGCAGCCGGGGCTGCCCCAAACCGCCAGCATCCGTGGGGCGTTATCCGGTTCCATTTCCTGCGGTTCCGGATCGTTTTTGCGGTTGAACAGGCCGCCTTTTTTGAAGTTCAGCATTTACTCAGCCCCGCTTTCCACCGGCGTGTCCGCAGGCGCTTCCGGCTGACTGTTATCCTCGCTTTCCTGAGATTCCGTTTCCTCCGGATACAGCTCGGAAAGCACCGAATCCTGCGCCTTTGTAAACTTTGCCGCATTTTCCTTGCTACCACGGTAAACGAGGGACACATGAAGGGTACCGTCCGCTTCCAGTTCGGCGAGGATTTTGCTTTGCTCCGGAGTGACCAGCAGGGTGACGGTAGCAGGCAGTTCTTTCTCTGCATCCGCCTGTTCAGAAGATGGATTGGGTTCATTGTTACGCTGGTCTGCATCGTAGCCGCTGTCTGCGGTGACAGCGATGACCTCCACATACTGCAGCTCAGGGGGGATCACCGTCACGCCCTGCTTCTTGTAGTCCGGAGCAACGATAGACACAATATCCCCGGAGATCAGCTTGCCGGACAGCCCTGCGGCAAAGCTCTTGACCGATACGGAAATTGCCTGTTTTTCTCCGGTCAGATTGTAGAGATAGGCGTTTTCCGCAGCAGGGACATCGGCAATTTTGGAGGCGATGATGTAATCTCCCGGCACCAAGTCGGCGGAGGCGAACTTACCGATGACGGTGTCCATATGCCTGATCACATCCTCCGGCAGATTGTAACCGCCCACCTCCATGGTCTGCACCATGTCCTTGGTGATGGCTTCCCCGATTTTTATGGGCTTGGCTACCCGCACGATTTCAGTTTTCTGGCTGATGCTTTGATTAAACAGCGGCGTAATCGCAAAGCAGATTAGAAGCGACAGCACAATGCAGATTACGCCAATGACCGTTCTATTCTTGAAAAAGCTCATAGCTTGAGTCCTCCTTTGATTGATAAAAAATGATTACTGCACAGCATATTTTCTAATCTTATATCTGCGGATAACGTGTGGAACGCCGACAGCCACAGCTGCAAGCGGCAGTACCGCACACAGCAGCTTCACAATTGTTCTCTTATTTGATTTCTTCATATCATACGTCCTTTCACGACATGAAATAGGCGAGCAGACAGCCCGCCGATAAAAAAGGTGCAAGGGGGAAGGCTTTCTTTGCCTCCCGCCTTTGCACCCTGCAAACAATCCGGTATATGACCACATAAATGAGCAGCAGGCTGAGTCCGGCCATCGCCGCAAGCAGTCCTTTGGGCAGACCCAACACAAGGCCGCAGGCCGCCATCAGCTTGATATCGCCGCCGCCCATGCCGCCGAAAAACACGGCAGCCAGCAGGAACGGCAGGGCAATCAGTATTCCCAGCAGCTTGACCGGCGTAAACTCGATTATGGAAACGCCTGCGATTCCA
The nucleotide sequence above comes from Anaerocolumna cellulosilytica. Encoded proteins:
- a CDS encoding DUF6550 family protein — protein: MSDKTKRRLAIAGAAIIGLALVVAIGMRFTKEPTKPDASSQEPISSSDVAPDIQNSTEKKEVVVSPKPTPEPESTETLPPQTDLPEQKLQSDPVKPEAPAKPELPKDADTTNPSKPPEYKPENTEKKPAPESKPQNGGGLPGFDNVPDGGANQVINADDMYENGNKIGEMD
- a CDS encoding DUF4320 family protein, with amino-acid sequence MLKLLKSKRGEGYIDVCVLVLCAMLAIALAVQVLPVFIAKNQLDTYATELCREAEISGRVGSETNRRAAVLTEQTGLSPRISWSKTGNIQLNQEITVTLTLEKNIGLFGGFGSFPITLRSEASGKSEVYHK
- a CDS encoding secretion protein F, producing the protein MVLLFLFGVTLTAGLFFLLLDVLRLPYLSTAKAMLNTTRAEKKAAKSLEAYLMTWAVKLAKLIRMDEYRRHRLKNVLKATGMNMEPEVYQAYALVKSSVILLLAIPAGFIFPLLVPVVVFLAVMVYFKETKKADEKLSAKRASVEKELPRFVANIEQELKASRDVLAIIENYKKNAGEAFAGELTMLAADMRSSSYEAALTRFEARLNSPMLSDVVRGLIGVLRGDDSTVYFQMLAHDFKQLELQRLKGEAQKIPPKIRMFSFLMLMCFLFTYLAIIAYEIIKSLGGMF
- a CDS encoding type II secretion system F family protein, producing the protein MTTIQLLACIGMITGFFLLLSLKPMEFTNGLFSFLTREKKSIKDEIKAAQRRQKPGFLKRQIQMAQEVLNMTGRSNRFSLVCACSLLLFAIGAAIAIVMGNFFLAPVMAVGFMMLPFWYVQLTASHFKKDIAAELETALSIVTTAYLRSENILTAVEENLHYLNPPVHQVFKDFVLRVKLIDPDVLEAIKVLRTKIDNEVFREWCDALCDCQHDRSLKVTLTPIVSKLSDMRIVNGELEYLVFEPRKEFIIMVIFVIGNIPLMYLLNKSWYDTLMHTPLGQIILAISAALIFVSTACVLKLTKPIEYRR
- a CDS encoding CpaF/VirB11 family protein, which codes for MSRHNLFFTPEQETGDFHNVLQQVQEYIAGQHSELLSDGNAAEAKANIKRYIAKFVQDSRVAVKGMTQQQLVDALYTEMAEYSFLTKYIFADGIEEIDINSWRDIEIQYAGGRCEKLWEHFDSPEHCINVLRRMLHVSGTILDDQSPLVVGTLAENIRIAVMKSPIVDASIGAAASIRIVNPNHMEKEDFISGGTATAEMLDFLSECIRYGISVCIAGATSSGKTTMAGWLLTTIPDNKRIFTIENGSRELSLIREKDGRVTNSVVHTLTRNSENELYRIEQIDLVDISLRFNPDIIVVGEMRGAEANAAQEVARTGVAVVTTIHSNSCESTYRRMVSLCKRAVDMSDETLMGYVTEAYPIIVFCKQLENKQRRLMEIMECEILPDNSRNYRTLFRYEITENRYENNQFFITGHHVTVNPISDSLCKRLLENGMPQERINLLKKGGQKSV
- a CDS encoding ParA family protein, whose translation is MLNFKKGGLFNRKNDPEPQEMEPDNAPRMLAVWGSPGCGKTTVAVKLAKYLADRKKNVVLLLCDCTTPMLPCICPPGDLEGDHSLGSILAANTITESLMKNNCNTHKRMSHLAVIGLQKGENENCYPPVNEKLLRELIEVLRDMDSHIIIDCGSSIYFDELSTIAILEADAVLRLIGCDLKSVSYLSSQQEYLRMAGFDFDKLYKAVSNVKSNEASQNMEQVLGSAVFTLPHSPELEAQVLAGNLFADLSLKVSRGFRKEIQKISEEVFGV
- the cpaB gene encoding Flp pilus assembly protein CpaB, which gives rise to MSFFKNRTVIGVICIVLSLLICFAITPLFNQSISQKTEIVRVAKPIKIGEAITKDMVQTMEVGGYNLPEDVIRHMDTVIGKFASADLVPGDYIIASKIADVPAAENAYLYNLTGEKQAISVSVKSFAAGLSGKLISGDIVSIVAPDYKKQGVTVIPPELQYVEVIAVTADSGYDADQRNNEPNPSSEQADAEKELPATVTLLVTPEQSKILAELEADGTLHVSLVYRGSKENAAKFTKAQDSVLSELYPEETESQESEDNSQPEAPADTPVESGAE
- a CDS encoding prepilin peptidase, which encodes MPDKLAAVQAVIFALLLCAASVTDLTKRIVPNWLCLGIAGVSIIEFTPVKLLGILIALPFLLAAVFFGGMGGGDIKLMAACGLVLGLPKGLLAAMAGLSLLLIYVVIYRIVCRVQRREAKKAFPLAPFLSAGCLLAYFMS